The sequence below is a genomic window from Streptomyces sp. V1I1.
CCCTTCGGCACCTACGCGGCCAAGCAGTTCCGCACCTTCAACGCCTGGATCAACAACAGTGACCTCGGCCGGGACGTGGCGATGGTGACCACCTGGCCGCTCAACGGCAACAAGATCGTCAACGTCACCGGCGGTCACGGACTGAGCTGGAACTTCTCGCGCACCCAGGCCATGACCGTGATGGGCTACCCGGGCAACCGCGACAACGGCCAGCTCCAGTGGGCCTGCCAGGGCACCACGCGAGCGGTCAGCGACGGCCGCATAGAACTCCAGTGTGACTTCGGCGGCGGATCGAGCGGCGGGCCGTGGCTGCGGGAGTTCAACGACTCCAACGGCCTGGGGTCCGTCAACGGGGCGATGAGCACGCTCGCCTCAGGCGGCTGGAACCGGAGCTCGTACTTCGATGACTCCGTCAAGGCGATGTTCGACGCCCAGGGCAGCGTCACCTGACAACCTGACAAGGAGCAGTCCAATGCGTCGCAGTAGCTTGAGCCGATGGGGAACCGCCGCCGTCCTGCTCGCCGCTGTCGTGGCTGTGGCCGCATGGCGTACGGCCGCGGCCGCCTCGGCCCCCAAGCCGCAGCCGGACTCAGGGACCACCAGCAGCGATGTGCGGCAGGGCCCCGACGAGGTGCGGGACTACTGGACGCCGGAACGGACGAAGGGGGCCCGGCCGGCCCCCATGCCGGAAGACAGCTGAGGACGGCAGGCCGGACAAGTCGGCCCCGGGCCGATGACGGGCGCGGGTGGTGCGGGCAACTCCCGTGCCCCCCGCGCCCGTTCGGCCTGGGAGGGATATGCGGCCCCGGACGGCGGCACCCGCACCAGCGGGCATGAAGGCCGCAGGCACTGAGCCCCGTCCCCCGAATCCCACAGCAGGCCATTTCGCCGTGCCGGGCTCCTGCCCGAGGCTGACATGTGCGTGAGTCAGGCGGGCATGCGCAGCACCGCCGCCCCGGTGATCCGGTCCGCCGCGAGGTCGTCCAGGGCGGTGTCCGCGTCCTTGAAGTCGTACGGGGTGACCATGGCCCGGAGCCGGTGGCCGGCCGCCGCGGCGAAGAAGTCCCGTCCGTCCTGGCGGGTGTTGGCGGTGACACTGCGCACGCTGCGTTCGCGGAAGAGATGCCGTTCGTATTGCAGCGGCGGGATGTCGGTGAGGTAGATGCCCGCGATGCTCAGTGTCCCGCCGCTGTCGAGTGCCTCCAGGGCTACGGGGACGAGGTCACCCACCGGGGCGAAGAGGATCGCCGCGTCGAGCGGTTCGGGCGGCCGGGCGTGAGCGTCACCGGCCGAGGCGGCGCCGAGTTCCAGGGCGAGTGCCTGGGCGGCCGGGGACCGGGTGAGGACATGGACGACGGCGCCCTCGGCGATGGCGAGCTGCGCGGTGATATGGGCGGAGGCTCCGAAGCCGTAGATGCCGAGCCGGCCGCCGGGAGGGAGGTCGGCCCGGCGCAGCGCCCGGTAGCCGATGATCCCAGCACACAGCAGCGGGGCCAGCTCTTCGTCGGAGTATCCGCCGGGCAGCTCGTACGCGTACGTCGCGGGCACGGTGGCGTACTGGGCATAGCCGCCGTGCGCGTCCCAACCGGTGTAGACGGACGAGGGGCACAGGTTCTCCTGTCCTCGGGCGCAGTACCGGCACACTCCGCACGTCCGGCGCAGCCAAGGAATTCCCACCCGGGTACCGACTCTCGGCACGGTGACCCCGGCGCCGACCGCGACGACTTCGCCGACGGCCTCGTGGCCGGGCACGACCCTCTCGCGATGCGGCGGCAGATCGCCGTCGCGGACATGGAGATCCGTGCGGCACACCCCGCATACGTGCACCCGGACCAGAACTTCGTCAGCCTCGGGTACCGGGACGGGCAGCTCGACGGGCTCGATCGCTCCGCTGCGGGCGGCATCGGCCACCCATGCCCGCATCGTCGTAGGAATTCCGCCCACCCGGGGCACCTCCCTCCACACCATCAGACCGCGGAGGGGCCGATCCGTCGAGGCGCGCCTGCACGGCGGCTGCGCCGGCCGCGATACAAACGCAACGCGGAGGCACGGCGAATCCTGGGCAGAGAAGGAGTGGCCGCGTCATGTGACGCGATTTCTCCTTGGGGGCGGCGTGCCCGGCCAATAGCTTCCTATTGCCAGCACAACGTTGACCGAAAGGGGGAAATATGAAAGCGAAAATATTGAAATCAGTTCGCACGCATACGGTGGCGATCGCTGCGGCTGCGGCGACAGCCGCGGTCCTTGCGGCCCCTGGCAGCGCCCAGGCGAGCGAGTCCGCCCCGGTCGTGAGCAAGGCCGATCTCGCCCGTGCCGCGGTGAGCTGTCCCAG
It includes:
- a CDS encoding zinc-binding alcohol dehydrogenase family protein, yielding MRAWVADAARSGAIEPVELPVPVPEADEVLVRVHVCGVCRTDLHVRDGDLPPHRERVVPGHEAVGEVVAVGAGVTVPRVGTRVGIPWLRRTCGVCRYCARGQENLCPSSVYTGWDAHGGYAQYATVPATYAYELPGGYSDEELAPLLCAGIIGYRALRRADLPPGGRLGIYGFGASAHITAQLAIAEGAVVHVLTRSPAAQALALELGAASAGDAHARPPEPLDAAILFAPVGDLVPVALEALDSGGTLSIAGIYLTDIPPLQYERHLFRERSVRSVTANTRQDGRDFFAAAAGHRLRAMVTPYDFKDADTALDDLAADRITGAAVLRMPA